From Haloplanus rubicundus, one genomic window encodes:
- a CDS encoding PD-(D/E)XK nuclease family protein, whose amino-acid sequence MGGFDVTDRMSPSRVATYLTCPRQFEFNYEHQLETEDRTDMERYFNRGNVLDTSLQETADAVSPATDTESVRALAREEFDKQWAEETSVDCYPSAASYEYDRQISKAAIEDYLNPETSGEGVEHLRRSVGTEVHLEWVDPELGPMHGYADNIVETRDGLLIIDYKASYSGRRFPNKSGSDLQNQIEGTKHYPKRLKKWLQIEMYCAGIEEHESYSAGDEIRFMFYGLISSKTREATEEGYSISVSGKEWDMTDLYRSHEEELQSLLSWGVDGIRDEVFDPTEQSWSLIQEEACEGCDYRRGCGDYLAEEVRFS is encoded by the coding sequence ATGGGAGGGTTCGACGTGACTGACCGTATGTCCCCATCCCGGGTGGCGACGTATCTGACCTGCCCCCGGCAGTTCGAATTCAACTATGAACACCAACTGGAGACCGAGGATCGAACTGACATGGAGCGGTACTTCAATCGCGGGAATGTCCTCGATACGTCACTGCAGGAAACGGCAGATGCTGTCTCACCCGCTACAGACACGGAATCAGTTAGAGCCCTTGCTCGTGAAGAGTTCGATAAACAGTGGGCCGAAGAGACGAGCGTCGACTGTTATCCCTCGGCGGCCTCCTACGAATACGACCGGCAGATTTCGAAGGCTGCGATCGAGGACTACCTCAATCCCGAAACCAGCGGGGAGGGTGTCGAGCATCTTCGGCGTTCAGTAGGGACCGAAGTTCATCTCGAATGGGTCGATCCGGAGTTAGGGCCGATGCACGGGTATGCCGACAACATCGTCGAAACCCGAGACGGCCTGCTCATCATCGATTACAAGGCGAGTTACAGCGGGCGACGATTCCCGAATAAGAGTGGGTCCGACCTTCAGAACCAGATAGAAGGGACGAAGCACTACCCAAAACGACTCAAAAAGTGGCTCCAGATCGAGATGTACTGTGCCGGCATTGAAGAACACGAGAGCTACTCTGCAGGCGATGAGATTCGATTCATGTTTTACGGACTGATCAGCTCCAAGACACGCGAAGCGACTGAAGAGGGGTACAGTATCAGCGTCTCCGGGAAGGAGTGGGACATGACGGACCTGTATCGGTCACACGAAGAGGAATTACAGTCCCTACTCAGCTGGGGTGTCGACGGCATTCGAGACGAGGTATTCGATCCGACCGAGCAATCGTGGTCGTTGATCCAAGAGGAGGCCTGTGAGGGTTGTGACTATCGCCGGGGCTGTGGCGATTATCTCGCCGAAGAGGTTCGGTTCTCATGA
- a CDS encoding ATP-dependent helicase has translation MSGVFEEDDDVDEGPKGNQGEIIETDDFPMRVLAGAGTGKTFTMVRKVEHLLRTEQTSPQNVLALTFTNKAADSMRRKLNARLDTAGYDIDAYTYHSICHSILKEYPYYADLPSGFTVASDADKFELAENAVEEIEYQFVNPDGSYRHSPPEALLNFISSMKQEGVRPADLETYLPSGEVLVELNEMADRIETAARNHLRRQSLRDGADAFCDDLETFALELQLEQKSLGTSPLEEDIGAYLQQLIETTETIQARIRTDSDAIDHGAKQAAVRIPAVLFSGYGSEGNRMTRKSDFPTGIPKLPFTLIDRLRTYLEDCQRAADFVTGYRAYETQRLDSELVDFDDLIHKAVELLRDDDLAAEIAGQWDYVFCDEFQDTDSIQFELVEALAKHNRLFVVGDDDQAIYEWRGANSENIGSKLTATYQPNLIDKELDLNFRSKQPILNLANDAITALEDRRSDKQLTAFGKKRDATDGVAYIDTSPPDGEDALDDDEYQANQITTAIAGLLRGDFDPVEESYDLEDIAILVRKNRHAEPLIQSFGEAGIPFELVGDLATESVGVETVLAYLRAIAAPSDDVSVRRVLLMRYRLSEADLRLLADSADRLIDAVFSANPSELSEPERFVTARDHFHHLFSRRHLLSVQQLYHELLHTTDIEWFLTHTERRELKGLEELIAEYGDGTSQPPLDADFLDYLDHHDSITDVTDSAPNEQGESASDAVSIMTIHKAKGLDFPVVVMPELTADQWAPRARSYADLVEAVNGCGFWEADQIKRDQQEARRLLHVGITRAEEQLILCGHGEAPETPDEGVTLDYIQRWIGDGIRWDVSASSFPVWEQIQESLPASAQDWTELVSEASPRQTEAVATYDGGELTYQAAVETVLDQADRLLNGTLSDGEPASINIQSDAFTTIETPSIRRSHSYTSLGTVEDCARKHYLDHVVYAPELPRRLRPSVDSDGSETDTNDAPSVTATDTGASNREIGVLFHETAEAAIDRNRTERSEWREICEQLAVERGLEQALEDALDCVDRFFQTPVADWTLLSAEHSFGIEIEDYYVVGEIDCLARRPDGELVVLDYKATESAKGETNRQLPLYILACEELFEESITTAGYVYVGDVGPDIDLRTYDDDRLEDARTRILGGLQKANTSSYADYTTGEHCKWCPHNELPCSGLHGE, from the coding sequence ATGAGCGGTGTGTTCGAAGAGGACGACGACGTCGATGAGGGACCAAAGGGCAATCAGGGAGAGATCATCGAGACGGATGACTTTCCGATGCGAGTGTTAGCCGGCGCCGGGACCGGAAAGACGTTCACCATGGTCCGGAAGGTCGAGCACTTGCTGCGAACGGAGCAGACCTCACCACAGAACGTCCTCGCGCTCACGTTCACAAACAAAGCCGCGGATTCGATGCGGAGGAAGCTCAACGCTCGACTTGACACCGCAGGCTACGATATTGACGCCTACACGTACCATTCCATCTGCCACTCGATTCTCAAGGAGTATCCGTACTATGCAGACCTTCCATCCGGATTCACGGTCGCCAGCGACGCGGATAAATTCGAACTCGCGGAGAATGCGGTAGAGGAGATCGAGTATCAGTTCGTGAATCCCGACGGCAGCTATCGGCACTCACCGCCGGAGGCCTTGTTGAATTTCATCTCTTCGATGAAACAGGAGGGTGTACGCCCCGCAGACCTCGAAACGTATCTCCCCTCTGGGGAAGTTCTCGTCGAATTGAACGAGATGGCGGATCGAATCGAAACCGCCGCTCGAAATCACCTTCGGCGGCAATCGCTGCGAGACGGCGCCGACGCGTTCTGTGACGATCTTGAGACATTCGCACTCGAATTACAGCTCGAACAGAAGAGCCTGGGCACGTCACCGCTCGAAGAGGATATCGGGGCGTATCTTCAGCAACTAATCGAAACCACAGAAACGATTCAGGCACGAATCCGGACCGATTCCGACGCGATCGATCACGGGGCGAAACAGGCGGCTGTTCGGATTCCAGCAGTTCTTTTCAGCGGCTACGGAAGCGAAGGGAATCGAATGACTCGAAAGAGTGATTTCCCCACCGGCATCCCGAAACTCCCCTTCACGCTTATCGACCGGCTGCGAACGTACCTCGAGGACTGCCAGCGTGCCGCTGATTTCGTAACCGGATATCGGGCGTATGAGACCCAGCGCCTCGATTCGGAACTCGTCGACTTTGACGACCTCATTCACAAAGCGGTCGAGCTCTTGCGGGATGACGACCTGGCAGCCGAAATCGCTGGCCAGTGGGACTACGTGTTCTGTGACGAATTCCAAGACACAGACTCGATTCAGTTCGAACTCGTCGAGGCGCTGGCCAAGCACAATCGCCTGTTTGTCGTCGGCGATGATGATCAGGCCATCTACGAGTGGCGTGGGGCAAACAGCGAAAACATCGGGTCGAAGCTGACTGCCACGTACCAACCGAATTTGATTGATAAGGAGTTGGACCTGAATTTCCGCTCGAAGCAGCCGATACTGAATCTGGCCAACGACGCGATCACAGCGCTGGAGGACCGCCGGAGTGACAAACAACTCACGGCGTTTGGCAAGAAACGCGACGCGACGGACGGAGTGGCCTATATCGATACCTCACCACCGGATGGGGAGGATGCGTTGGATGATGACGAGTATCAGGCGAATCAGATCACGACAGCTATCGCCGGCCTACTGCGTGGGGATTTCGACCCGGTCGAGGAATCGTATGACCTAGAAGATATTGCGATTCTGGTTCGGAAGAACAGGCATGCCGAACCGCTAATCCAGTCGTTCGGTGAAGCGGGGATTCCCTTCGAATTGGTCGGCGATCTCGCAACCGAATCCGTCGGCGTCGAAACCGTGCTCGCGTACTTGCGAGCAATCGCGGCACCGTCAGATGATGTCAGCGTCAGGCGCGTTCTTCTTATGCGATATCGCTTGAGTGAGGCGGATCTTCGACTGTTGGCCGACTCAGCTGATCGGCTTATTGATGCCGTCTTTTCGGCCAATCCGTCCGAGCTGTCGGAACCGGAGCGATTCGTCACGGCCCGTGATCACTTCCATCATTTGTTCTCGCGACGGCATCTGCTCTCGGTGCAGCAACTCTATCACGAACTGTTGCACACGACGGACATCGAGTGGTTCCTGACACACACTGAACGTCGTGAACTCAAAGGACTCGAGGAGTTGATCGCTGAGTACGGTGATGGCACCTCTCAACCCCCGCTTGATGCAGACTTTCTCGACTATCTCGATCACCACGACTCGATTACGGACGTGACGGATTCAGCGCCGAACGAGCAAGGTGAGAGCGCGAGTGACGCCGTCTCTATTATGACGATCCACAAGGCGAAAGGGCTGGATTTTCCGGTGGTAGTGATGCCGGAATTGACGGCAGATCAGTGGGCACCCCGAGCACGTTCGTATGCGGATCTGGTCGAAGCAGTGAATGGGTGTGGCTTCTGGGAAGCTGATCAGATCAAACGCGACCAACAAGAAGCACGTCGACTACTCCACGTGGGGATCACGCGTGCCGAAGAACAACTGATCCTATGCGGCCATGGTGAGGCCCCTGAGACGCCTGATGAGGGCGTGACATTGGACTATATCCAACGGTGGATTGGGGATGGCATTCGCTGGGACGTTTCAGCCAGTTCGTTTCCAGTGTGGGAGCAGATTCAAGAGAGCCTCCCCGCCTCTGCTCAAGACTGGACCGAACTCGTGAGCGAGGCCTCGCCACGCCAGACGGAGGCCGTCGCGACGTATGACGGGGGGGAGTTAACGTACCAAGCGGCGGTCGAGACGGTGCTTGATCAGGCTGATCGGCTTCTGAATGGGACGTTATCCGACGGGGAGCCTGCATCGATCAATATTCAATCGGATGCGTTCACGACGATTGAGACCCCTTCGATCCGTCGCAGCCACAGTTACACCTCACTCGGCACCGTCGAGGACTGTGCTCGCAAGCATTATCTGGATCACGTGGTGTACGCGCCGGAGCTGCCGCGGCGGTTGCGACCGTCGGTGGACAGCGATGGCAGTGAGACTGATACCAACGATGCACCGTCTGTCACGGCGACGGATACCGGAGCATCGAACCGGGAGATTGGGGTACTCTTCCATGAGACGGCGGAAGCAGCGATCGACCGAAACCGAACCGAGCGTTCCGAGTGGCGGGAAATCTGCGAACAACTCGCCGTTGAGCGCGGGTTAGAGCAGGCACTCGAGGATGCACTCGACTGTGTCGATCGCTTCTTCCAGACGCCAGTTGCGGACTGGACCCTTCTCAGTGCCGAACACTCCTTTGGGATCGAGATCGAGGACTACTATGTCGTAGGGGAAATCGACTGTCTCGCCCGACGACCCGACGGTGAACTGGTCGTCCTAGACTACAAGGCGACCGAGTCAGCGAAAGGTGAAACGAATCGGCAGCTCCCGCTGTACATCCTAGCCTGCGAGGAGTTGTTCGAGGAGTCGATCACGACTGCCGGCTACGTTTATGTTGGCGATGTGGGGCCCGATATCGATCTTCGAACGTACGACGATGACCGTCTCGAGGATGCGAGAACGCGGATTCTCGGTGGTCTCCAGAAAGCGAATACGAGCTCTTATGCGGACTATACCACTGGCGAGCACTGCAAGTGGTGTCCGCATAACGAACTCCCGTGTAGCGGGTTGCATGGCGAGTAG
- a CDS encoding DEAD/DEAH box helicase — translation MQRFTIPFMKDNPFKNWSRDDGRLLSTSFAHDHYSSVSVAEAYDHAVETADLEATSRGTYVLPLFEPDVPEPTHEYVFYDHETQEVKYYDTEKRRINWLSPDEVATIRLGQRLRWWHPDQRQQLETLDDDQVPPETVVPVTTLSDRETSEFFDEMRELVKEERRADKKKNQERYDELGLETALRRELMAGPLIPIGTARYEDGQAYKFQLSAEEDADNETEPNLRDDAGVFTDNQYIAAVRGHKSQTSTEMEAVYVGDTEVWLRPVNTTISTNSSRHNALTDDEATVWLHDLLNPLPYDRRIDAIREVKNSRQKQQLLSGDRNVTFESNKYAVPEPAITLNDSQKKALVWAKAANDCLCIHGPPGTGKTRTLTAYIRDLVARDNRVLVTAHSNQAVDNLLVGDSTVDEPEKATLHAMAQDDDTDLSIARSGNNSENQVVRSYYQGVSPGEADIVAATTSGAANFSSDNFDVGIIDEATQASRAATAIAFSVSEKLILAGDHKQLPPFAASDDKLGDEQRLSLFETLMNRYGDDIAVMLQTQYRMNETIASFPNRAFYDEKLKTADQNQDWTVDGLSPLMGIHIKGSEQKRAASHSYYNPDEAEAAAKQVKLLTNSDLSPSDIGVIAAYRGQVKEIKQQLRQLDIPRAHQVSVDTVDAFQGSEREAIIVSLVRSNSRGASGFLTMPDEGPRRLNVALTRSRKRLVIIGDWDTLSEYAAHRDHDESCSELYAELEGFIREIDKMLDVEAQSAQ, via the coding sequence ATGCAACGCTTCACGATCCCATTCATGAAAGATAACCCATTCAAAAACTGGTCCCGTGACGACGGACGGCTTCTGAGTACCTCTTTCGCACATGATCATTATTCGTCGGTTTCTGTCGCCGAAGCCTACGATCATGCTGTTGAGACAGCCGATCTTGAAGCCACCTCAAGAGGAACGTACGTACTCCCACTGTTTGAACCAGATGTGCCTGAGCCGACTCATGAGTACGTTTTTTACGATCATGAGACACAAGAGGTGAAATACTACGACACTGAAAAGCGCCGGATTAACTGGCTGTCGCCAGATGAAGTCGCGACGATACGGCTCGGCCAAAGACTCCGCTGGTGGCACCCTGATCAAAGACAGCAGCTTGAGACGCTTGACGACGATCAGGTGCCTCCAGAAACGGTTGTTCCTGTTACCACGCTTAGTGACCGAGAGACATCCGAATTCTTTGATGAAATGCGAGAGCTGGTCAAAGAAGAGCGGAGGGCGGATAAGAAGAAAAATCAAGAGCGATATGACGAGCTGGGCCTTGAGACAGCTCTGCGTCGGGAACTGATGGCAGGTCCACTTATTCCGATCGGCACAGCCCGCTATGAAGACGGTCAAGCGTACAAGTTTCAACTCTCAGCCGAAGAAGATGCTGACAATGAAACGGAACCCAACCTCCGCGATGATGCCGGTGTCTTCACCGACAATCAGTATATCGCAGCGGTACGTGGACACAAGAGTCAAACCTCGACCGAAATGGAAGCAGTCTACGTCGGAGATACAGAAGTATGGCTCCGTCCAGTAAATACAACAATTTCAACGAATTCATCTCGTCATAACGCACTTACTGACGACGAAGCAACGGTATGGCTCCACGATCTGCTCAACCCCCTCCCGTATGACCGTCGAATAGACGCAATCAGAGAGGTAAAAAATAGTCGACAAAAGCAGCAGCTGCTCAGCGGGGACAGAAATGTTACCTTCGAATCAAACAAGTATGCCGTCCCAGAGCCAGCGATTACGCTCAACGACTCGCAAAAGAAGGCTCTCGTCTGGGCCAAGGCTGCGAACGATTGTCTCTGTATTCATGGTCCACCAGGGACTGGAAAGACACGTACTCTAACGGCCTATATTCGGGATCTCGTCGCTCGGGACAATCGAGTGTTAGTCACTGCTCACTCAAACCAGGCCGTCGACAACCTTCTTGTCGGAGATAGTACTGTCGACGAACCCGAAAAGGCGACACTCCACGCGATGGCTCAAGACGACGATACTGACCTCAGCATTGCACGTTCTGGAAATAACTCTGAAAATCAGGTCGTCAGGAGTTATTACCAAGGTGTCTCACCGGGAGAAGCAGATATCGTTGCAGCAACCACCAGTGGGGCCGCAAATTTCTCATCCGACAACTTCGATGTTGGCATAATTGATGAGGCGACGCAGGCTAGTCGCGCTGCGACTGCTATCGCGTTCAGCGTTTCTGAGAAACTTATCCTTGCTGGGGACCACAAGCAACTCCCCCCATTCGCGGCGTCTGATGATAAGCTCGGTGACGAACAGCGACTTTCACTATTTGAGACATTAATGAACCGGTATGGCGACGATATCGCAGTCATGCTGCAGACCCAATACCGGATGAACGAAACCATCGCATCCTTTCCTAACCGAGCCTTCTATGACGAGAAATTGAAAACGGCAGATCAAAATCAAGACTGGACTGTTGATGGCCTCTCCCCCTTGATGGGGATCCACATCAAAGGATCTGAGCAGAAGCGAGCGGCAAGCCACTCTTATTATAATCCTGACGAAGCGGAGGCTGCCGCGAAGCAGGTGAAGTTACTCACTAACAGTGATCTTTCGCCAAGCGATATCGGGGTGATTGCAGCGTATAGGGGGCAAGTCAAAGAAATCAAACAGCAGCTTCGACAACTGGACATTCCGCGTGCTCATCAAGTATCGGTGGATACGGTTGATGCTTTCCAAGGGAGCGAGCGTGAGGCAATTATCGTCTCGTTAGTTCGAAGCAATAGTAGGGGAGCAAGTGGATTCCTGACGATGCCTGATGAGGGCCCTCGGCGACTCAACGTCGCACTCACTCGTAGCCGCAAGCGCTTGGTCATCATCGGGGATTGGGATACACTCAGTGAATACGCGGCTCATCGTGATCATGACGAGAGTTGTAGTGAATTATATGCCGAATTAGAAGGCTTCATTCGGGAGATCGACAAAATGCTTGATGTAGAGGCACAATCAGCCCAGTAA
- a CDS encoding DEAD/DEAH box helicase family protein, with protein MNKTHHVGQYLIAETIKRARGRDKPFCVGDQPSDKYYIANLSPEYGSADREEFDAKTRPSSISLECQPEREATISLHVGFEFYVPSAPTFEEYQSIQERRIRAGKISIAEGADDVDTWEEVDRSQIDDDILYGFDEPFFRRGSVAVERDLTVAELQQQAGDITTELNKTLREEVASLAEAHAIVDHSIDPPTSSAEDLVDLSESEFDGHKSDLQRLSPDALDWDVRFRASMSDGELELTLSNHPPTAESSDPNDGPGERYLFNPQITLTAPLKPYTFELIPEDYRYDQTMWAKGRNCSTTVDKTTSPKTVKTTPVPTAPVYEFEFNTEYNTEFAELARGETLGVLRDIADGMEAYHDAWTGPRRTEVAAELDLDAAELAEFDADAEDFATEIERFKHGLTVLEEDPQALRAFQLMNEVNARQHEFPGWRLFQLVFIVSNLSAIARREHPELATDYDELADVLWFPTGGGKTEAYLGLIVFNLFYDRLRGKDQGVTAWIRFPLRLLSRQQKSRFLESMLHAEQIRRSESELGLSGAGEPFSLGFFAGSYDTPNSIGTNRDTFREMFQESQEQLEDRCQVIDSCPLCHSSISVEYDSEANSVFHTCTGDDCLGRLPLYVIDRDIYRYVPSILLGSLDKIAITGQQPRFANLLGNYTTWCPDHGYGYSGKCSEHQLCDRDPEELEQVDPDEAYDPVPTLHLVDEVHLLNEELGTFAAHYETLYQTLCEEIHGKQPKILTSTATIAEYERQIEHLFQKDATRFPADGPVRGETFYGELTETIEREYLGFTPANRSHLYAVLDTVIDYHQLIRDAYDTPAAELAAQAGIDELSEAEKADILDLYETSVVYFNNKRRKDRYRENIAKYAVRKMKREGYEHPIRERQLTADTENPELLAQLEDPGETPFGERIDTVPSTSFIGHGIDVDRFNMMLFYGYPRRTFQYIQSSSRVGRQSGVVGFVLDVFDPLKERDDHRYRYFEKLHEYLDRTVEPVPIDRWAKFGIDRTFTGILNSLLIQYYRPEMYRQYELALDDNGPEPANVQKANHLYELMTNDRYGELTKERLQSLVERAYGLENDHYTNPYFYDEVRRKTNNVWQFWIQDLPSMSYPQFPEGKEPMISLRDIGDQGSLTPQYNNQDFVDELTSGGD; from the coding sequence ATGAATAAAACACACCATGTCGGCCAGTATCTAATAGCAGAGACAATCAAGCGTGCCAGGGGGCGGGACAAGCCCTTCTGCGTCGGTGATCAACCCAGCGACAAATACTACATCGCAAATCTCTCACCGGAGTACGGAAGCGCTGATCGCGAAGAGTTCGACGCGAAAACCAGACCCAGCAGTATTAGCCTCGAATGTCAACCCGAGCGAGAAGCAACCATCTCGCTTCATGTTGGATTCGAGTTCTACGTGCCCAGTGCGCCCACTTTTGAGGAGTATCAGTCGATCCAAGAGCGTCGGATTCGTGCTGGGAAAATCAGTATTGCCGAGGGGGCCGATGATGTGGATACGTGGGAAGAGGTCGATCGGAGCCAGATCGACGATGACATCCTCTATGGGTTCGACGAGCCGTTCTTCCGACGCGGTTCCGTGGCCGTCGAGCGGGATCTCACGGTTGCTGAACTTCAACAGCAAGCTGGAGATATCACCACCGAACTGAACAAGACGTTGAGAGAGGAGGTTGCTTCTCTCGCTGAAGCACACGCGATCGTCGACCACTCAATCGACCCGCCGACATCCTCGGCAGAAGATCTTGTAGATCTATCGGAAAGCGAATTCGACGGGCACAAAAGCGATCTCCAACGCCTGAGTCCGGATGCCCTCGACTGGGATGTCCGATTTAGAGCGTCGATGTCAGACGGCGAGCTTGAGCTGACCCTCTCGAATCACCCCCCGACCGCCGAGTCGTCGGATCCCAACGACGGACCCGGTGAACGGTATTTGTTCAATCCCCAGATCACCCTCACAGCACCGCTCAAGCCGTATACATTCGAACTGATCCCGGAAGATTACCGGTACGATCAGACTATGTGGGCAAAGGGGAGGAACTGTTCAACGACTGTGGACAAGACCACATCGCCAAAAACAGTCAAAACAACGCCTGTCCCGACGGCGCCGGTTTACGAATTCGAGTTCAATACGGAGTACAACACGGAGTTTGCGGAACTGGCCCGTGGGGAGACACTTGGGGTGCTTCGGGATATTGCCGATGGGATGGAGGCATACCACGATGCTTGGACGGGCCCTCGGCGAACCGAGGTGGCTGCAGAACTCGATCTTGATGCAGCCGAGTTAGCTGAATTCGATGCGGACGCTGAGGATTTCGCCACCGAGATCGAACGGTTCAAACACGGTCTCACGGTGTTAGAGGAGGACCCACAGGCGCTCAGAGCCTTCCAGTTGATGAATGAAGTCAACGCCCGGCAACACGAGTTCCCCGGCTGGCGGCTGTTCCAGCTGGTGTTCATCGTGAGCAATCTCTCCGCTATCGCGCGGCGTGAGCATCCCGAATTAGCGACAGATTACGACGAATTGGCTGACGTACTGTGGTTCCCCACCGGCGGTGGGAAAACCGAGGCATATCTCGGCCTGATCGTTTTCAATCTCTTTTATGATCGGCTCCGAGGCAAAGACCAGGGAGTTACCGCGTGGATTCGATTCCCGTTGCGACTACTGAGCCGTCAGCAAAAGAGTCGATTTTTGGAGAGCATGCTTCATGCGGAACAGATTCGCAGAAGCGAGTCCGAACTGGGATTGAGCGGCGCCGGTGAGCCGTTTTCGCTCGGATTTTTCGCCGGAAGTTATGACACTCCCAACTCCATCGGCACTAACCGAGACACGTTCCGCGAGATGTTTCAGGAGAGCCAAGAACAGCTCGAAGACCGCTGTCAGGTGATTGATTCATGCCCGCTCTGTCATAGCTCTATCTCCGTCGAATACGATTCCGAAGCAAACAGTGTCTTCCACACCTGTACCGGAGATGACTGCTTAGGACGGCTCCCGCTGTACGTTATCGATCGAGATATCTATCGGTACGTCCCGTCGATTCTGCTGGGGTCGCTGGATAAGATCGCAATCACCGGGCAACAACCCCGATTTGCGAATCTCCTCGGCAATTACACGACATGGTGTCCGGATCACGGCTACGGATACTCGGGGAAATGCTCCGAACATCAGCTCTGTGACCGAGACCCCGAAGAACTGGAACAGGTCGATCCAGACGAGGCGTACGATCCGGTGCCAACACTTCATCTCGTCGATGAAGTCCACCTGCTTAATGAGGAATTGGGAACCTTCGCCGCACATTACGAGACCCTGTATCAGACGTTATGCGAGGAGATCCACGGTAAGCAGCCCAAAATTCTCACGTCGACAGCGACGATTGCCGAATACGAACGACAGATCGAACACCTGTTCCAGAAAGACGCCACACGGTTCCCAGCGGACGGACCGGTTCGTGGCGAGACGTTCTATGGGGAACTGACGGAGACGATCGAGCGCGAGTATCTTGGGTTCACCCCGGCCAATCGCTCGCATCTGTACGCTGTATTGGATACCGTCATCGATTACCACCAGCTGATCCGGGATGCATACGACACGCCTGCAGCGGAACTTGCAGCACAGGCTGGGATCGATGAGCTGTCGGAAGCTGAAAAGGCCGATATTCTCGACCTCTACGAGACCAGCGTCGTCTACTTCAATAACAAGCGCCGGAAGGATCGCTATCGAGAGAACATCGCGAAGTATGCGGTTCGGAAAATGAAGCGAGAGGGGTATGAACACCCGATCAGAGAGCGACAACTCACAGCAGACACGGAAAATCCCGAACTCTTGGCTCAGCTCGAAGATCCCGGCGAGACACCGTTCGGCGAGCGAATCGACACGGTCCCGTCGACGAGCTTTATCGGACACGGGATCGACGTTGATCGGTTCAATATGATGTTGTTCTACGGCTATCCGCGACGGACGTTCCAGTACATTCAATCCAGCAGCCGTGTCGGCCGTCAATCCGGGGTTGTCGGATTCGTTCTCGACGTCTTCGACCCATTAAAAGAACGCGACGATCATCGCTATCGATATTTCGAGAAACTACACGAATACCTTGACCGGACGGTAGAGCCGGTTCCGATCGACCGATGGGCGAAATTCGGCATCGACCGGACGTTCACTGGGATCCTCAATTCACTGCTCATCCAGTACTACCGACCCGAAATGTACCGACAGTACGAGCTGGCACTCGATGATAACGGTCCGGAGCCCGCTAACGTCCAGAAGGCCAATCACCTGTACGAGCTGATGACGAACGATCGATACGGAGAACTCACCAAAGAGCGACTGCAGTCCTTAGTTGAGCGAGCGTACGGGCTGGAGAACGATCACTACACCAACCCATACTTCTACGATGAAGTTCGCCGAAAAACCAACAACGTGTGGCAATTCTGGATTCAGGATCTACCGAGTATGTCGTATCCGCAATTTCCGGAGGGTAAGGAACCGATGATCAGTCTCAGGGATATCGGTGATCAGGGATCCCTGACACCGCAGTACAACAATCAGGACTTCGTCGACGAACTAACCTCCGGAGGTGACTAG